The proteins below are encoded in one region of ANME-2 cluster archaeon:
- a CDS encoding serine/threonine protein kinase, whose amino-acid sequence MLEDISSVFMSLEPRHFRVLTGIEVGMKYHEWVPVEEVSRYTKLDMGQLHYILKDLGHKGLLQRQTVPYEGYRIYFEGYDLLALNALVKRESLSAIGEELGVGKESVVYEGLREMVGGLGQQPVILKFHRQGRTSFKQVKRKREHLDGLQHFSWIYAARLAAKREFEVMQRLYPEVSVPEPVDQNRNVIVMAIAEGGELSKTRVVDPGWYRDKILEQVRAAYVKGVVHGDLSEYNIFVSDEGVTLIDWPQYVEVGDERAGELLERDVGNVLAFFKRKYGVERDVGEVMSAELSHLPASSFWQ is encoded by the coding sequence ATGCTTGAAGATATTTCGTCTGTGTTTATGTCGCTGGAACCCAGGCACTTCCGTGTGCTTACAGGTATAGAGGTTGGTATGAAATACCATGAATGGGTGCCCGTGGAGGAGGTATCCAGATATACCAAACTGGATATGGGTCAGTTGCATTATATCCTAAAGGACCTGGGGCATAAGGGACTGCTGCAGCGGCAGACCGTACCCTACGAGGGCTACCGGATATATTTTGAGGGGTACGACCTGCTGGCGCTGAACGCATTGGTGAAGCGGGAGTCATTGTCCGCCATCGGTGAGGAGCTGGGTGTGGGCAAGGAGTCTGTGGTCTATGAAGGGCTGCGGGAGATGGTGGGGGGACTGGGGCAGCAGCCGGTTATCCTCAAGTTCCACAGACAGGGGCGCACGAGTTTTAAGCAGGTGAAGCGCAAGCGTGAACATCTGGACGGGTTACAGCATTTTTCATGGATATATGCGGCACGCCTGGCTGCGAAGCGGGAGTTTGAGGTGATGCAGCGGCTGTACCCTGAGGTGAGCGTGCCCGAGCCTGTGGACCAGAACCGCAATGTGATTGTGATGGCTATTGCTGAGGGGGGCGAGCTGTCCAAGACTAGGGTGGTGGACCCTGGGTGGTACCGGGATAAGATTTTAGAGCAGGTGCGGGCTGCGTATGTGAAGGGTGTGGTGCACGGGGATTTGAGTGAGTATAATATTTTTGTGAGCGATGAGGGGGTGACGCTTATTGACTGGCCGCAGTATGTTGAGGTTGGGGATGAACGGGCCGGGGAGTTGTTAGAGCGAGATGTAGGGAATGTGCTGGCATTTTTTAAGAGGAAGTATGGGGTGGAGAGGGATGTGGGGGAAGTGATGAGTGCAGAACTCAGCCACCTTCCAGCTTCCAGCTTCTGGCAATAG
- a CDS encoding GxxExxY protein yields MELNKISEKIIGAAIQVHKTLGPGLLENAYEACLKYELEKQDLKVLSQVGLPVIYDGMKIDLGYRLDLLVEDTVIIELKAVNKITPVHEAQLLSYLKLSGKRLGLLINFNVTYLKDGITRRIN; encoded by the coding sequence ATGGAATTGAATAAAATATCTGAAAAGATTATTGGTGCAGCAATACAAGTACATAAAACCCTTGGACCGGGATTGCTGGAGAATGCCTATGAGGCTTGTTTAAAGTATGAATTGGAAAAACAAGACCTTAAAGTCTTGTCACAGGTTGGGCTTCCTGTAATTTATGACGGAATGAAAATCGATTTGGGATACAGGTTGGACCTTCTAGTGGAAGATACTGTGATCATCGAACTTAAGGCTGTGAATAAGATTACACCAGTTCACGAAGCACAACTGCTTTCCTATCTCAAACTAAGCGGGAAACGCCTTGGTTTGCTAATTAATTTCAATGTGACTTATCTAAAGGATGGAATAACACGCAGGATTAATTAA
- a CDS encoding TIGR00269 family protein, protein MKCRKCQKKAIHFQPYSGAHLCAPHLIEDIERKVKHTIRKHHMIEKGDTIAVALSGGKDSTVLLYLLHKLFGKRPDINIIAITIDEGIAGYRAETLRHAKEITSKLGIEHIIAYFKDEYGSTLDEIVAKGGEKGPCSYCGALRKHLLNMTARKNGATRLAVGHNLDDEAQTVLMNLLRGDVERMVRMVPACAQPGLILRSKPLRDVPEREVALYAILKDLPVDFSECPYAYSAIRGEVRDMLNDFEVPHPGTKYAVLRSLDKLAEPLRHNFPQQSLNTCSICGEPTASDICQVCRLLGREG, encoded by the coding sequence ATGAAATGCAGGAAATGCCAAAAAAAAGCCATTCACTTCCAGCCCTATAGCGGAGCCCACCTCTGCGCCCCACACCTCATCGAAGACATAGAGCGCAAGGTCAAGCACACCATACGCAAGCACCACATGATCGAGAAGGGCGACACCATAGCAGTAGCCTTAAGCGGCGGCAAGGACAGCACAGTCCTCCTGTACCTCCTGCACAAACTATTCGGTAAGCGCCCCGACATTAACATCATTGCAATAACCATCGATGAAGGCATAGCCGGATACAGGGCGGAGACCCTGCGTCATGCAAAAGAGATAACCTCAAAACTGGGCATCGAACACATCATCGCCTACTTCAAGGATGAATACGGTTCCACCCTTGATGAGATCGTAGCAAAAGGGGGCGAAAAAGGCCCGTGCAGCTACTGCGGAGCACTTCGCAAGCACCTGCTCAACATGACCGCACGCAAGAACGGTGCCACACGGCTGGCTGTAGGTCACAACCTGGATGACGAGGCCCAGACCGTGCTCATGAACCTGCTGCGCGGGGACGTGGAACGGATGGTCAGGATGGTGCCAGCCTGCGCCCAGCCCGGGCTTATACTGCGCTCAAAACCACTGCGCGATGTTCCTGAACGGGAAGTAGCACTCTATGCCATTTTAAAAGACCTGCCTGTTGATTTCAGTGAATGTCCCTATGCGTACAGCGCGATCAGGGGCGAGGTAAGGGATATGCTAAACGATTTCGAAGTGCCGCACCCAGGTACCAAGTACGCCGTACTGCGCAGCCTTGACAAACTGGCAGAACCATTAAGACACAACTTCCCGCAGCAATCCCTCAACACATGCAGCATCTGCGGTGAACCCACAGCCAGCGACATATGTCAGGTTTGCAGGCTGCTTGGGAGGGAGGGATAG